The following are from one region of the Theropithecus gelada isolate Dixy chromosome 6, Tgel_1.0, whole genome shotgun sequence genome:
- the CSF2 gene encoding granulocyte-macrophage colony-stimulating factor, with protein sequence MWLQGLLLLGTVACSISAPARSPSPGMQPWEHVNAIQEARRLLNLSRDTAAEMNKTVEVVSEMFDLQEPSCVQTRLELYKQGLQGSLTKLKGPLTMMASHYKQHCPPTPETSCATQIITFQSFKENLKDFLLVIPFDCWEPVQE encoded by the exons ATGTGGCTGCAGGGCCTGCTGCTCTTGGGCACTGTGGCCTGCAGCATCTCTGCACCCGCCCGCTCGCCCAGCCCCGGCATGCAGCCCTGGGAGCATGTGAATGCCATCCAGGAGGCCCGGCGTCTCCTGAACCTGAGTAGAGACACTGCTGCTGAGATG AATAAAACCGTAGAAGTCGTCTCAGAAATGTTTGACCTCCAG GAGCCGAGCTGCGTACAGACCCGCCTGGAGCTGTACAAGCAGGGCCTGCAGGGCAGCCTCACCAAGCTCAAGGGCCCCTTGACCATGATGGCCAGCCACTACAAGCAGCACTGCCCTCCAACCCCG gaaacttccTGTGCAACCCAGATTATCACCTTCCAAAGTTTCAAAGAAAACCTGAAGGACTTTCTGCTTGTCATCCCCTTTGACTGCTGGGAGCCAGTCCAGGAGTAA